The Mytilus trossulus isolate FHL-02 chromosome 3, PNRI_Mtr1.1.1.hap1, whole genome shotgun sequence genome contains a region encoding:
- the LOC134709410 gene encoding complement C1q tumor necrosis factor-related protein 3-like, with product MNILQSCLLVMVCFGLTTSYRIQAKSTYVAFYATLTKHQVLNGAKTVVYDKVYTNLGSGYNNKNGKFTAPEKGLYYFTSTLMAVHNKDLHIVMMKNKNVIGYGHDARGEAEMGSVNAVIELGKGDFVQIVHDARVGGQTIYGEGFCSFAGYLITKLSDRNSAEYVEIHLKSKLK from the exons ATGAACATACTCCAAAGTTGTCTACTTGTTATGGTTTGTTTTGGTTTGACTACTAGCTATAGGATCCAAGCCAAAAGTACAT ATGTGGCTTTCTATGCAACTTTAACAAAACATCAAGTACTAAATGGTGCAAAAACAGTAGTGTATGATAAAGTGTATACCAATCTAGGCTCTGGTTATAACAACAAGAATGGTAAATTCACAGCTCCAGAAAAAGgactttattattttacttcaaCTTTGATGGCAGTTCACAATAAGGACTTGCATATTGTTATGatgaaaaataagaatgtgATTGGGTATGGTCATGATGCACGTGGAGAAGCTGAAATGGGTTCAGTGAACGCTGTCATTGAATTAGGTAAAGGAGATTTTGTTCAAATTGTTCACGATGCAAGAGTAGGTGGTCAAACAATATACGGGGAAGGCTTCTGTTCATTTGCTGGCTATCTCATCACCAAGTTGTCGGACAGAAATTCAGCGGAGTACGTTGAAATACACCTGAAGTct